A portion of the Leptospira noumeaensis genome contains these proteins:
- a CDS encoding 50S ribosomal protein L25/general stress protein Ctc, which translates to MEKISIKAQTRTSKGKGPARRMRVEGLVPANIIGNGEARSASVVEKEIQRLIDSGIRKATLIDLELDGKTERVFVKEIQRFPHTGQIRHIDFFKVTPGKKILTTVAIKTSGVAKGSKAGGQFEHLVHEIKVKSTPEDLTDVITIDVSGLDIGGMIKVSELPHPASWEILVNGDPIVASCSKTKAILAAERAEKAEADSKGKPAAKKAGKK; encoded by the coding sequence ATGGAAAAAATCAGTATCAAAGCACAAACAAGAACTTCTAAAGGAAAAGGTCCTGCAAGAAGAATGCGTGTGGAAGGTTTAGTACCGGCGAACATCATCGGAAACGGTGAAGCAAGATCGGCAAGTGTTGTCGAAAAAGAAATTCAAAGACTCATCGACTCCGGAATCCGTAAGGCAACTCTCATCGACCTAGAACTCGATGGTAAAACAGAAAGAGTTTTCGTAAAAGAAATCCAAAGATTTCCACACACAGGACAAATCCGTCATATCGACTTCTTTAAAGTAACTCCTGGTAAAAAGATCCTTACTACAGTAGCCATCAAAACATCTGGTGTAGCAAAAGGTTCTAAAGCTGGTGGTCAGTTCGAACACCTCGTTCACGAAATTAAAGTAAAATCAACTCCAGAAGATTTAACTGACGTAATCACAATTGATGTAAGTGGATTGGATATCGGAGGTATGATTAAAGTTTCCGAACTTCCTCACCCTGCATCTTGGGAAATCCTTGTGAATGGTGATCCGATTGTTGCTTCTTGTAGCAAAACAAAAGCGATCCTTGCTGCAGAGCGTGCTGAAAAAGCAGAAGCTGACAGCAAAGGGAAACCAGCAGCGAAAAAAGCTGGAAAAAAATAA